CCAGCAGCGATTGCTACGGCAGTTGCTGATGGCCAGCGAGGGCGCCACGGTGGAATCGCTGTGCGAGCAACTGCGCATCAGCCACAACGCCGTGCGCCAGCACCTGAGCGCCCTGATCGCCCGCGATGTGGTGGAACGCGCGCAATCGCGACCGAGCGGTGGCAGGCCGGTGGCCTGCTATCGCCTCACCGAAGCGGGACGTGCACTGTTTCCACGCAACTACGGCACCATCGCGACGGCGCTGCTGTCGCAACTGCAGGATCGCTTCGGCGAGACGGGCGTGGAACAGATGCTGCGCGAACTCGGCCGCAGCCTGGGCAGTCAGGAAGTGGCACCCGCTGCGGACACCCCGGCGGAGGAGGTCGTGCAGGCGCTGGCGCAGAAACTCGACGCGCTCGGCTACGAAGCCGTCGCCGCCAGGCATGGCGGGGAGTATCAGGTCGAGGCCTTCAACTGCGTATTCCATGCGATGGCGCAGCAACACCCGCAGGTATGCAAGTTCGACCTGGCATACATGGAAGCGGCGACCGGCCGGCGTGTGCACCATATGGAATGCATCGTGCGTGGCGGGCACGTGTGCCGCTTTCGCCTCGGCGCGTTGTTGCCGGACGAAGCCAAGAGGAAGCGCTGAGGAGCGGAAAAAAAGCCGCCGATGTCTCCATCGGCGGCTCGTGGTGTTTCATGTACCTCTAAGGCTCAGCCCTTCGCCGGCAGGTACTTGTCGAACCACATCAGCGCGCGCTGCAGCACGTCACGCTGGTGATCCGGATCGACGAAGTGGTGGCCTTCGTTCGGATACACCACCAGCGAGGTCGGCACGCCCTGGGCGCGCAACGCATGCCAGTACTCGAACGACTGCGGCGCCGGACATTCCGCATCGCGGTCGCCGACCACGATCAACGTGGGCGTCTTTACCTGCTTGATGAAGTTGATCGCCGAGCTCTTCGCGTACACCGCAGGGTCGTCGTACACCGACGCGCCGAAGAACGGCACCATCCACTGGTCGATCAGGTTCTGGCCGTAGTAGCTCTGCCAGTTGCTGATGCCGGCGCCGGCCACCACCGCGCGGAAGCGCTGCGTCTGCGTCGGCACGAACAT
The window above is part of the Dyella jiangningensis genome. Proteins encoded here:
- a CDS encoding helix-turn-helix transcriptional regulator, which codes for MTALRQLGGTQQRLLRQLLMASEGATVESLCEQLRISHNAVRQHLSALIARDVVERAQSRPSGGRPVACYRLTEAGRALFPRNYGTIATALLSQLQDRFGETGVEQMLRELGRSLGSQEVAPAADTPAEEVVQALAQKLDALGYEAVAARHGGEYQVEAFNCVFHAMAQQHPQVCKFDLAYMEAATGRRVHHMECIVRGGHVCRFRLGALLPDEAKRKR